CCTCGCATTCCCCCGCTTATTCTTCtgtgccattttttttggagaCTATTTTCCATTcctatttattattactaattattgttattattatcactattattattattattaattgcCATTTATGTCATTATTACAAAATAaccaattattattattattactatttttattaAAGCTGTTGCACTGCGGAGGACATTTGATGCCCTTTCGCGTTTGAAGTAATTGCGATGTTGACTGTCTgaatttcatatatataaatatatatatatatatttatttatttctttcctcccttcctcttttgtttattcctCTGTTATTTCTGTAGCGAATGTAACGAAGAAGTGATGTTGCCGGCGCCAGTTCATTAAGAGGAGATGTTTCTGTTctgttctgtttttttttttgattctccCACAATTCCACGTTTAACCTTCCAACTGTGTGACTGGTggtagagaaaaataaaaaatatttttttctggtttaaacaaagaaaatccGCTTCCAATTTGAATTGCGCAAAAACCCTCGTCAAAGCCAGTGATTTCTTGAGATGCGGGAATTCCAAATATATTCGAGCGATGGAGTCGCGTCAGATGTTGTGTCATAACTTCACAATTAActcccaaacacacacgcgcacacaaaaataagataaaaataaatcaaataaaaataaataatgggAAGCGTTGCGGCACACTCCAAATGTGCAGGGACTCATGAAGTGCATTTTGGTTTCGATGCCTTCGCagtgatattttttttctggcgCATTTTCCTCTTATTTGTGCGTTACGCAAATGTTAATTTGTGAAATGTCGCacgggggaaaagagaaaaaaagaaaacacaagcaGAGATGGAGCCTCAAAGAAAgcgctgtatttttttttttttgtggttgcaGCTCCAAAGAAATTAATTGGTGGAGGCGACGCCGGTTAACGATATGTTTTGCAACCGTTGCAGCACTGAGAGTTGTCGCGGCATCCCAACTTCATAGTTCCCGTACGCgataaataaatgagaagTTAAGTGTTAACTgctgaaacaaataaatgcaaaatTAGTCTTAAAGGcgagaataaaaaaaaaaggaatggagGGAGGGGTGACGGTTGAATTGTTGATGTTTATGGAAAGTACTGCGAGTTGAGGGGTTTAAcaatttataataataattttctaCTTGCGATAACGAAGTGTCTGCGATCGTCCTGAGGTTTGCAGGCAACCAATAATATTTGTGCCCACATTGAGCTGATGAACAGAAGGTATTACACGGCAACCAAAAAATAAGACCAAACAAAATTAAGCCTCTCTCCCCTTTGCCGAACTtgaaaataaactaaaaaaattgttaaCTCAGAGTCCGATAGTGCGTAGGTATTTCAAGGAGAATGGAAGGAAACGCAAGGGAAGTgtcgatgacgatgatgttatagatgaagaaggatttacaatgaggaagcaacatACCCTAATGGGTTTAATGGCTTTTGCAGCAGTTTTGGTTATGTAATTCAATGTTATATTTTATGCTACGGTTCTGTTATTGGTATTGTGCGTTTGTGATACCCACTGCTTTTTTGTGTAATGGAGGGGAtgtgtttttcctcttttatatcttttgcCACATGTGATTGTAGGTAATGAAAGTTACGATAGCGGAATtggttgttttgttattttctgtaATTTGTATTGATGGGAAGGAGGACAATGGGTGTACGTTGATAACAGATTATCACGGTGATGCACCTTTAAGTGAGTCCGTATGTTATCTCAGTTGTCTTTCGAATGCATTAAATAAATTGTACAGCGAGGGAGAGAGGAGGCTGTTTGTGAATGAGGAAGTGTATGCAAATGCATTTCGTATATTGGATGATATGGAAGGAAGAGCAGGTGAAAGTGTTAGATATTTGAGTATTATTAGTGTTGCGAtggtaaaggaaaataataggtTGGAAAAGCTTATATCTCATGGAAATGCAATGGGAGACCTTGTAGCTAAGGCTGGTGGATTATTTGCTGAGGTTAATGAAAGTGTGAGGgcagtgaggaaagaaataccTGGTGCCCTTATAAAAGTGAATAAATATTATACGGCTATTGCTGAGATCACAAGGACTGTGTGGGATGATGTTAAAGCTGTGGAAAGTGGAAAGCACGAATGTAAAGATCAAGAGTTTAGAGGTGTTAAAGAGTTTGACGTTACATGTGGAGATAACGCATGTCTGCTGGCACATGGTGTGAGTGAGGGCGCCCTCAAACATTATAAGAATGGGCTTCTTGAAATAAACGTGATGACAAAGTCCGGTGGGGTGAGCAAATGCCTCAACTTACCACGCAATAACCTGTATAAGAGTGGTGCGGTAAACAATTCAAACAAAGTACTGGATTGGCGTGATGATGCTGACACTGTCACTCACTTTCTACTCAAACTGAAAATACGGGACATCTTTAGCACCCTCATCGCACCTTTTGCTGCTGGACAACCACCTTCTGCACTCTTGGACATGATGGCCAATATCACTTCACTTTACTCCCGTTTCAATGAAGTCCACAGGAGTTTCACTTCGTTGCTGTTCGACACGAATAGCATTGATAATGTGAAAAGCACTAATTCTACCATCTGACAGATATTTTCAGATATTTTCCCTCGTTctataataaaaataacttTACGCGTGCGTGCTCTCATCCTTTTCAACTGATAATTTCTTTATCTGGAGTGTCCCTGTCTTGGTTATCTTAATTGTGAGTGTTAGTGACTGTGGTTGTCGCTCCACCATTTGTGTTGTAGGGTAGTGGGGTGTGTTAATTCTTTCTGCATGTGAAGTAAGGAAGAAATATTTGGTTTTGTGCTCACAAGAGTAGTTTTGTTgccatttatttttggttATGCAAAGAACCTGCGTGCAATGAAGATAAATGAGAATTCATTGAAAGGATGAGCGGTTACGTATGTAATATCCGTTTTTTTCTACCAGAGTGTCTCTAAGGATGGTGACTGGTGGGTGTGGCAAATGATCTAAATGGAGGTAATAACAGGGAGGGTCACTCGTTATTTTGGAACTGTTCTATTTTTTGGTGTGTTGGTGGCTAACATAATATCCCATCATGTCACCACATAATCAGCGGTTTCAGTAATGAGCATAATTGTTTGAGACGGTGTTTTGAGAATGCAACTTTTATCTTTATCATTTTGTGGCTTaagaaaatggaagggaGGAGGTTGTGCATGTTCACAAAGAGAGGAGCAAAGGCTGTTGTCAATACCTGtatgaaaggaggaggatgtgcTAAATGAGGCTCAGTAGCAAAGTTGTGTGCATTGGATAAGGGTAAGACATACATGCAAATTAAGCGCGTAATCTATTAGAGAGTAAAGGCATAAAGTAACAACTGAAAGTAATGGGGTCAGAGGAGGGTATGGAAAAACATAGCATGAATGTGCAAGTACTCATTATGGTAGTGGAAGTGTTCATCTGGAGAGTAGATGAGCTCATTGAGAAACTCAAGAAATCGGTAGCACAACTAAGTTGGGAAAGTGTAATTACCTGGCATGGAGAGTAAGGAAGTGAATATGTTGGATGAAGAAATTAGGAGAAATGGTGTAACGAAAAGGAGAATACCGCAGTTGTGAGGAAGTCTAACGTTGATATCTAACTTCAGGCAAGGGAATTCATGTAACTGCGTGTTTCCGACGTGTGTTACGTTGTGTTGGGTGCTGCTGTAATTGGTTTGTGTCAGGCACTTTCAAGATCCGATATTTGGTTGTATATGTCTGTTGAGTGTGTCTGCCAATATCAGTAATGACTGTAATTATaagcttttgttttttcctccttttcggcGGATGAATGTATAGGCAAAATTACAATGAGGTGTGAAACAGTGTTTACTGTTGGGTTGTTTGCGATTGTTttatctccttcctttcaggGGGATTTGGGGTCGTTCAAATGGAGCACAGAATTGATTGACTGGAGCAAGATTACAGAATATATTGATGAGAGTTATAAGCACCATAACGCTGGTGAGTTCGAGACACTGTGCAAGATTTACAGAATTACGCAGGCAGAAGCTCCACAACCTTCCTTTGAGAATCgcgagaaggaaggagagatTATGAAtaagttggaggaaatggtCAAGCAAACGGCGGGTGCTGGTGTTAATAACAGTTCAAGCAAGTCAGGTAACAGCACGACAGCATATCAGGAGATAAGGAAACTGTTTGAGAAGGCGAAAGCGCtgaaggaggaaattgaGGTGAACAGGACAAAAGCCTTAAATGCAAGTCGTTCTGCTGAAGATAATATGCTGAGAGCTGTGTATGGCGACGCTGTGGATGTTGCAAGAAATGAGAATAAAACTCTAGAGCAAGCcatgaggggaaacaaatcaCTGCTGTTCAATAATGTCGACAATGCGGGCACGAGCTGCGGTTCTTATGGAGAGAAGTTTGTTGGAAAGACACTAATTAATGACTTTTTCTGCCTATGTGTGGGAGAGGCTATAGGTGGAACAGGGAGcgtaatagaaaaaaaagtggaaaggggaGATGTTTttaatacacatatatataatgggTTTAATTGTCCTTGTAAAGATGAGATAAGGAGGCCAAGTAATGGTAGTTGGACCATGATGGCTGAATTTTGTGCGAGTGGCGAGGAGCTTTGCGAGCCTCAAAACGTCATATACAACCATACTGAAGCATGGAATGTGATCAGCAAAGCTTGTGTATACAAGAATATTGCATCGAATGTGAAAACCTTAAAGAGTGCACTAGCTCACTTTGATTCACTAGTAAATTTGGAACAGGATAAATATCAGGTGAAGGGCATTTTCGGTTATGTGAAAActgaaaacaacacaaatcacACCTGCACGGGTCATACTGCTGGATTCACATGTGTTAGTTACAGTTACACACTTGAAAATGGTGGGATTCCATGGTACAATCACCTTACTAACGCTACTGAGCAACTGCAAGAAATGGATGAATATGCCAAAGAGGCTGACAGTCATCTTCATGAGTTGGAAGAATACCAACAtgaggcagaggaaataTTTCTTGAGGTGAAGCTAGGAGGTGATGCGGAGCTATGGAAAAGCAACCGAGGTAAGGGTGATGGTGAAGGTGATAATACAGTGGTAGATAATGATGGACTTACTCATTTGAATATTGCAACTGGGGGTTTTACATTATTAGTTTTATCTCTTATTTGTACGCTTTAGTTTGCTTCTACGTTACCTATTAtattatgttttcttttgttttttcgctTCTTTGTTGCTGCGTCTATTTGGTATAATATgcttatgtatgtatgttcaTGTATGTGTTAATTTCTCATGAGATGTAAATGTTTTAAATTATCCCATATaaacttgttttgtttctagaTAAGTAATGAAGGTGGTATCACTTTTTCTTGCAGCGTGTCTGGCAGTATTGGGTGCTGTCAGTAAGGCAGTGACGGGGCAGCCTTCCGGTAAGGCCATGACACTCAAGGGAGCTGAAACATTATGCAATCTCAGTCATGCCTTGAGGGCCGTGAGTGCTAAGACTcaggacaaacaaaagaatgcgACAGAAATGGTGGATAAGTTTCGGGAGTGGAGACATCGGCACGGTGTAAAGGGAAGGACATGGAGGGCAATAGTGCAGGGTTTGGAGAAGATAGGTGTTGTTAATGAAAGTTACATGGAAGGtataaagaaaacatatgcggaaatggaaaagataatGAACAATACAGACAAGGCTCTGCAGGTAATGGATACTAGTTTTTTAAACATTGTAAGAGTTTCCTATCATGTTGTGAATGCATCACTGTCAATAGGACAAGTGTTGAGGGATCTGGTAGTATTGTTTGAGCAAAcaaagggaagtggaaacAATTGGTGCTGTTTGGTGAAGGAGAAAACTGCCTCTTCAGGAAATGGATGTGGAAGTGGGAGCGGTAGTGGAAGTGATGGCAAACACGAGTTGGCCGAGGCTCCAGAAGAGTGTAATATGTCTGTTACAAAGGATATGTCAGATTATGGTATACTTGCCACGCTAGATAAATACACAAATAACCAAGATGTTGAATTAACAGTTAACGCGTCACCGAACTGCTGGATTATGGGTACGGAAGAGGTTGCAAATGGAGGAGCTGGATCTTTTATAGTGGGAACCACTGGAGGGTTCGTTACCTATAGCCAAGGTTCTGCCGTTATCCTGAAGTCTGGTGACATGGTGCTCAAACTTATCAGCAATTACACTTCAATCAGAGACGGATATGAAAGTATTACAAAACAGTACCGTGATGTAGAGCCAACTcttacttccttttctgagcatgaaaataaactaaaaaaattgttaaCTCAGAGTCCGATGGTGCGTAGATATTTCAAGGAGAATGGAAGGAAACGCAAGGGAAGTgtcgatgacgatgatgttatagatgaagaaggatttacaatgaggaagcaacatACCCTAATGGGTTTAATGGCTTTTGCAGCAGTTTTGGTTATGTAATTCAATGTTATATTTTATGCTACGGTTCTGTTATTGGTATTGTGCGTTTGTGATACCCACTGCTTTTTTGTGTAATGGAGGGGAtgtgtttttcctcttttatatcttttgcCACATGTGATTGTAGGTAATGAAAGTTACGATAGCGGAATtggttgttttgttattttctgtaATTTGTATTGATGGGAAGGAGGACAATGGGTGTACGTTGATAACAGATTATCACGGTGATGCACCTTTAAGTGAGTCCGTGTGTTATCTCAGTTGCCTTTCGGATGCATTAAATAAATTGTACAGCGAGGGAGAGAGGAGGCTGTTTGTGAATGAGGAAGTGTATGCAAATGCATTTCGTATATTGGATGATATGGAAGGAAGAGCAGGTGAAAGTGTTAGATATTTGAGTATTATTAGTGTtgcgatggtagaggaaaataataggTTGGAAAAGCTTATATCTCATGGAAATGCAATGGGAGACCTTGTAGCTAAGGCTGGTGGATTATTTGCTGAGGTTAATGAAAGTGTGAGGgcagtgaggaaagaaataccTGGTGCCCTTATAAAAGTGAATAAATATTATACGGCTATTGCTGAGATCACAAGGACTGTGTGGGATGATGTTAAAGCTGTGGAAAGTGGAAAGCACGAATGTAAAGATCAAGAGTTTAGAGGTGTTAAAGAGTTTGACGTTACATGTGGAGATAACGCATGTCTGCTGGCACATGGTGTGAGTGAGGGCGCCCTCAAACATTATAAGAATGGGCTTCTTGAAATAAACGTGATGAGTGGTTCTGTGAGCAAATGCCTCAACTTACCACGCAATAACCTGTATTTGAATGGCGCGATAAATAGTTCCCACGGCTTGCTGAAGTGGCGCCAACACAGTGCCGAAATGTTCCAGCTTGAACTTAGAGTAAAGAATATTTTTAATCCCCTCGTCGCATCTTTTGCTGCTGGACAATCGTCTTCAGTACTTGCCGAAATGATGGCCAATATCACTTCGCTTTACTCTCGTTTCAACGAAGTCCACAGGAGTTTCACTTCTTTGCTAGTCAACCCCAATCTCACTGACACCGGGGATGGTATTGATTCCATTTTTTAACGAACACGGTTATGAGCATGTTCTTAATACATTGTGTGTATGCGCCTACTTACgtgtcgtgtgtgtgtgttttgtgctgGTGTGCGCCCGTgaagttttttttcgccTTGGAGGAGTAATAGCGGCGGTGAATTTTCGACAATGGGTACGTGCATTGCGTTTCTACATGGCGTAGAAAATATTTCGTCTCATTTCTGTCGTGGTAATAAAGTCCCTAGTGTACTTTTAACGCACTCGTGCATCCGGTCCGcgctttgtttgttgtggTAATAAAAACCAGAGACCCATctcaactctttttttttttcgtgcctCAACCTTGGATTGCCCACAAAGACTTAGCTATTTGTTGGTTAGGTGGCCAGGGCGTTAATATTTCCCCCAGTGTGCGTGATGTTTTTTAGTTTATGTTGGTGGGACAGAGTTGCCTCTTGAGAGGCAGCGACCGGGTGAATGCGGAACACTTGTGGTTCATGTGCGGCGAGTGAGCGGTTCTTTGGCTGCAGCGGTTAACGGCGGGGGCACTACGTGCTTGTTCGCTGTTGGCGGTTGGCCGCTGAACAACCATACAGGCCGTCGATGGATGGCGTTAAAAGttccttattttttcacCTTCATTCTATGGCACAACTTCTTATTGTTGAAGGGTCGCCTGGAATGTTACCTGACACACATCTTGGCATGCGTTCCCATAGTGATTGCCTTTGTTCAAACATTTTACCATAGATATATGGCGGCTGTAGTTCCCTCTGTACGTTGTCTGTGCTTTGCTCCCTGTTTGGGGTGCTTTCCAtgctcctttcctttcccattgATGCGCTTTTATCGTTAGGTTAGCCACTGAGCCGCGGCGCGATTGCAAAACGTAGGCGAAATGTGCAGGTAAAGCAGATCTTTGTTTCACATGGCTCCCCGTGGCGGGGACGCTTTGAGACAGATGGACGAGACGACCTGCAACTTTGGTGGTCCCTTTTGTGAATCCCCCGATGCCCTTTCTGTGTGCTTCGCTGCTTCTTCACATGGCCGAAGTAATGAATCCGGCGGCCCcacatcttttgttttcctttatcTTCTTGCTATTTGCAGAGAGTTTGAAGGTGCCAATATGCGTGACCCCAAGGCATGTGCACTTTCTTCCctacacacatgcacacacacatcatcACATGGTTTTATGGGCCACCCCGTGATGCAGCCGATTCCTTGTTGTGGCATTTTACAGGTGCTTTTTAGACCCGTGTCTACGCTTATGATGATTAGGTTGTTTGCAAAGAAGCTGTTCCTCATTCCTGATGATTTGTTTACCTTTCGGTTGAGGGGGCCCCTTCTGATTATGAGCAGCATTGATCCAGGGAACGGATCGTTGCGGCACCCCGCAGGTTCGGAAAATGGCGTTTCACAAtatcttgtt
This region of Trypanosoma brucei brucei TREU927 chromosome 1, complete sequence genomic DNA includes:
- a CDS encoding hypothetical protein, unlikely (gene predicted by glimmer), whose product is MLICEMSHGGKEKKRKHKQRWSLKESAVFFFFCGCSSKEINWWRRRRLTICFATVAALRVVAASQLHSSRTR
- a CDS encoding expression site-associated gene (ESAG) protein; expression site-associated gene 1 (ESAG1); this translates as MKVTIAELVVLLFSVICIDGKEDNGCTLITDYHGDAPLSESVCYLSCLSNALNKLYSEGERRLFVNEEVYANAFRILDDMEGRAGESVRYLSIISVAMVKENNRLEKLISHGNAMGDLVAKAGGLFAEVNESVRAVRKEIPGALIKVNKYYTAIAEITRTVWDDVKAVESGKHECKDQEFRGVKEFDVTCGDNACLLAHGVSEGALKHYKNGLLEINVMTKSGGVSKCLNLPRNNLYKSGAVNNSNKVLDWRDDADTVTHFLLKLKIRDIFSTLIAPFAAGQPPSALLDMMANITSLYSRFNEVHRSFTSLLFDTNSIDNVKSTNSTI
- a CDS encoding hypothetical protein, unlikely (gene predicted by glimmer) — encoded protein: MGSEEGMEKHSMNVQVLIMVVEVFIWRVDELIEKLKKSVAQLSWESVITWHGE
- a CDS encoding expression site-associated gene 2 (ESAG2) protein, putative (GPI-Anchor Signal predicted for Tb927.1.4890 by DGPI v2.04 with cleavage site probability 0.15599999 near 431), which encodes MRCETVFTVGLFAIVLSPSFQGDLGSFKWSTELIDWSKITEYIDESYKHHNAGEFETLCKIYRITQAEAPQPSFENREKEGEIMNKLEEMVKQTAGAGVNNSSSKSGNSTTAYQEIRKLFEKAKALKEEIEVNRTKALNASRSAEDNMLRAVYGDAVDVARNENKTLEQAMRGNKSLLFNNVDNAGTSCGSYGEKFVGKTLINDFFCLCVGEAIGGTGSVIEKKVERGDVFNTHIYNGFNCPCKDEIRRPSNGSWTMMAEFCASGEELCEPQNVIYNHTEAWNVISKACVYKNIASNVKTLKSALAHFDSLVNLEQDKYQVKGIFGYVKTENNTNHTCTGHTAGFTCVSYSYTLENGGIPWYNHLTNATEQLQEMDEYAKEADSHLHELEEYQHEAEEIFLEVKLGGDAELWKSNRGKGDGEGDNTVVDNDGLTHLNIATGGFTLLVLSLICTL
- a CDS encoding expression site-associated gene 11 (ESAG11) protein, putative (GPI-Anchor Signal predicted for Tb927.1.4900 by DGPI v2.04, no cleavage site predicted), encoding MKVVSLFLAACLAVLGAVSKAVTGQPSGKAMTLKGAETLCNLSHALRAVSAKTQDKQKNATEMVDKFREWRHRHGVKGRTWRAIVQGLEKIGVVNESYMEGIKKTYAEMEKIMNNTDKALQVMDTSFLNIVRVSYHVVNASLSIGQVLRDLVVLFEQTKGSGNNWCCLVKEKTASSGNGCGSGSGSGSDGKHELAEAPEECNMSVTKDMSDYGILATLDKYTNNQDVELTVNASPNCWIMGTEEVANGGAGSFIVGTTGGFVTYSQGSAVILKSGDMVLKLISNYTSIRDGYESITKQYRDVEPTLTSFSEHENKLKKLLTQSPMVRRYFKENGRKRKGSVDDDDVIDEEGFTMRKQHTLMGLMAFAAVLVM
- a CDS encoding expression site-associated gene (ESAG) protein; expression site-associated gene 1 (ESAG1), which gives rise to MKVTIAELVVLLFSVICIDGKEDNGCTLITDYHGDAPLSESVCYLSCLSDALNKLYSEGERRLFVNEEVYANAFRILDDMEGRAGESVRYLSIISVAMVEENNRLEKLISHGNAMGDLVAKAGGLFAEVNESVRAVRKEIPGALIKVNKYYTAIAEITRTVWDDVKAVESGKHECKDQEFRGVKEFDVTCGDNACLLAHGVSEGALKHYKNGLLEINVMSGSVSKCLNLPRNNLYLNGAINSSHGLLKWRQHSAEMFQLELRVKNIFNPLVASFAAGQSSSVLAEMMANITSLYSRFNEVHRSFTSLLVNPNLTDTGDGIDSIF